The Sander vitreus isolate 19-12246 chromosome 5, sanVit1, whole genome shotgun sequence genome includes a region encoding these proteins:
- the me2 gene encoding NAD-dependent malic enzyme, mitochondrial, producing the protein MLSRLRTTWSLRPCVSVCRWAHTKEKGKPLMLSPRTNKGMAFSLPERQILGIHGLLPPKVETQDIQAMRFQNNLKKMTDPLQKYIYLMGIQERNEKLFYRVLMEDIEELMPIVYTPTVGLACTHYGHIFRRPKGLFISILDKGHIRSILDNWPETDVAAVVVTDGERILGLGDLGVYGMGIPVGKLCLYTACAGIRPESCLPVVIDVGTNNETLLRDPLYMGLYQERDCSQAYDDLIDEFMEAVVDKYGQDTLIQFEDFGNHNAFRFLRKYREKYCTFNDDIQGTASVALAGLLAAQRAIGKPITEHRVLFLGAGEAALGIANLIVMAMMEKGMTQAEARNKIWMYDKHGLLVKGRPQETDSNQEAFVHDSPGTVQSFLDAVNTIKPTAIIGVSGAGRLFTPDVIKVMGTLNERPIIFALSNPTNKAECTAEDAYTLTDGRCLFASGSPFGPVTLSDGRVITPGQGNNAYIFPGVALAVILSGVRHISDTVFLEAAKTLAEQLTDKELEEGRLYPPLSNIREVSVRMAVKVVEFVYSNGMAFRYPEPVDKDSFVRSTMWDTQYDSFLPDTYDWPAVSFSPKTN; encoded by the exons ATGTTGTCCAGGTTGAGGACAACCTGGTCCCTGAGgccctgtgtctctgtttgcAGATGGGCACACACCAAAGAGAAGGGCAAGCCCCTTATGCTCAGCCCTCGCACCAACAAA GGCATGGCCTTTTCTCTACCGGAGCGACAGATTTTAGGAATACATGGTCTTTTGCCTCCCAAAGTGGAGACTCAGGATATTCAGGCCATGCGCTTTCAGAATAATCTAAAGAAGATGACTGATCCCCTACAGAA GTACATCTACTTGATGGGCATCCAGGAAAGGAATGAGAAGCTTTTCTATAGGGTGTTGATGGAAGACATAGAGGAATTGATGCCAATTGTCTACACTCCCACTGTAGGATTGGCCTGCACACACTATGGACACATATTCAGAAGACCCAA AGGTTTGTTCATCTCCATTCTGGACAAAGGACACATCCGTTCCATCCTGGACAACTGGCCAGAGACTGATGTTGCA GCAGTAGTAGTAACTGATGGAGAACGTATTTTAGGATTAGGGGATCTGGGTGTTTATGGAATGGGCATCCCTGTTGGAAAACTTTGCCTGTACACTGCCTGTGCCGGCATTAGACCTGAGAGTTGTCTGCCTGTGGTGATAGATGTTGGCACAAACAATGAG ACTCTCCTCAGGGATCCGCTGTACATGGGGCTGTACCAGGAGCGAGATTGCTCTCAAGCCTACGATGATCTGATTGATGAGTTCATGGAAGCTGTGGTGGACAAATACGGGCAGGACACACTGATCCAATTTGAGGACTTTGGGAACCACAATGCCTTCCGCTTCCTTAGAAAGTACAGGGAGAAGTACTGCACCTTCAATGATGATATCCAAG GCACTGCGTCTGTAGCCCTTGCTGGTCTGTTAGCAGCCCAGAGAGCCATTGGCAAACCCATCACTGAACATCGGGTGCTTTTTCTGGGAGCTGGAGag GCCGCCCTTGGTATTGCCAATCTGATTGTCATGGCCATGATGGAGAAGGGGATGACCCAAGCTGAGGCCAGAAATAAGATCTGGATGTACGATAAACATGGCTTACTAGTAAAG GGAAGACCTCAGGAAACAGACTCTAACCAAGAGGCATTTGTCCATGACAGTCCAGGGACTGTACAGAGCTTCCTAGATGCTGTCAACACCATCAAACCCACAGCTATCATTG GTGTGTCAGGAGCTGGACGTCTGTTCACCCCCGATGTCATCAAGGTCATGGGAACCCTAAACGAACGACCAATCATCTTTGCCCTGAGCAACCCAACCAATAAAGCAGAGTGCACAGCAGAGGACGCCTACACACTCACTGAT GGTAGATGTCTTTTTGCCAGTGGCAGTCCATTCGGTCCAGTGACTCTGAGTGATGGCCGCGTCATCACTCCTGGACAAGGGAACAACGCCTACATCTTTCCag GTGTGGCTTTGGCTGTGATCCTGAGTGGAGTGAGACACATCAGTGACACAGTATTCTTAGAGGCTGCTAAG ACCCTTGCAGAGCAGCTGACAGATAAAGAGCTCGAAGAAGGCAGACTCTATCCTCCTCTCTCCAACATCAGAGAGGTCTCTGTCCGGATGGCTGTCAAG GTGGTGGAGTTTGTCTATTCTAACGGCATGGCGTTTCGCTACCCTGAGCCTGTGGACAAGGATAGCTTTGTACGGTCTACTATGTGGGACACCCAATACGACTCCTTCTTGCCAGACACCTATGACTGGCCAGCTGTCAGCTTCAGCCCCAAGACTAACTAG
- the elac1 gene encoding zinc phosphodiesterase ELAC protein 1 gives MSMDMTFLGTGSAYPSPQRGASALVLRTQGECWLFDCGEGTQTQLMKSQLRAGRITKVFISHLHGDHLFGLPGLLCTVSLNTNPEQQNLNCVDIYGPRGLRHFLRVTLGLTGSQLLFPYAVHELEPTTDQSPEEGQLSLEMTVECGPLHPQEQQGRTISLDVSNDCYLLFEDKKFVVKAFRLFHRIPSFGFCIQEHDRAGRLKTEILKELGLKPGPLYGQLKAGEPVTLESGRVVSPGEVLEEAIPGRKVCILGDCSSVLGEGPLRLCNGADVLVHEATLGDEHREKAVDHGHSTPKMAAAVARACCAQRLVLYHFSQRYKPCSLQKEGEEDDVSELKRQADDALQDSGVEVTLAEDFLTLPIPLRRPR, from the exons ATGAGCATGGATATGACATTCCTGGGGACCGGCTCGGCCTACCCGTCTCCTCAGCGCGGTGCCTCGGCTCTGGTGCTGCGGACACAGGGGGAATGCTGGCTGTTTGACTGCGGGGAGGGAACCCAGACCCAACTGATGAAGAGCCAACTCAGAGCCG GTCGAATCACCAAGGTTTTCATCTCCCACTTGCATGGAGATCACCTGTTTGGGCTGCCTGGTCTCCTTTGCACTGTGAGCCTCAACACCAACCCCGAGCAGCAGAACCTGAACTGTGTGGACATCTACGGGCCTCGGGGCCTCCGGCACTTTCTAAGAGTGACACTTGGCCTCACAGGATCACAGCTGCTCTTCCCTTATGCAG TACATGAGCTGGAGCCCACAACTGACCAGAGTCCAGAAGAAGGACAACTCAGTCTGGAG ATGACAGTGGAGTGCGGTCCTCTGCACCCACAGGAGCAGCAGGGTAGGACGATCTCCCTGGATGTCTCCAATGACTGTTACCTCCTCTTTGAAGACAAGAAGTTTGTGGTCAAGGCCTTCAGGTTGTTTCACCGCATCCCCTCCTTTGGTTTTTGCATTCAGGAGCATGATCGAGCCGGAAGACTGAAGACTGAAATCCTAAAGGAACTAG GCCTGAAACCAGGGCCACTTTATGGGCAGCTGAAAGCTGGCGAGCCTGTAACTCTGGAGAGCGGGCGTGTTGTTTCACCTGGTGAGGTGCTGGAAGAAGCCATTCCTGGGAGGAAAGTCTGCATCTTAGGAGACTGCAGCTCAGTTCTTGGGGAAGGACCACTGAGGTTGTGCAATGGAGCGGACGTTCTGGTTCATGAGGCCACCCTTGGGGATGAGCACAGAGAGAAAGCAGTGGACCATGGACACAGCACACCTAAGATGGCGGCAGCGGTGGCTCGGGCTTGCTGTGCGCAGAGGCTAGTGCTGTACCACTTCAGCCAGAGGTACAAACCTTGCTCCCTGCAGAAGGAAGGAGAAGAGGATGATGTCTCAGAGCTCAAGAGACAGGCAGATGATGCTCTACAGGACAGTGGTGTAGAAGTAACTTTGGCTGAGGACTTTCTTACTCTGCCCATTCCTCTCAGAAGACCAAGATAA